Part of the Rhineura floridana isolate rRhiFlo1 chromosome 8, rRhiFlo1.hap2, whole genome shotgun sequence genome is shown below.
ttaccGGTGCTGAGAGACACTTCgagactccaattcccctgacagagctccactgtagttgaacagtcagcccctcttctggggattgtagctctgtgagagaaatagggTGTCTGctagcatctctcagcacccttcacaaactacacttcccaggattcttcagggaaagccatgacaatttaaagtggaataaatgtctggtgtggatgtggcctcagtgTTGCCTCTTGTAcaacttagcagggaggaagatggagagaaaactagaattagccGTCTCCACCTGTTATTGGCCCTGGCTACACCTTTggctgggctccctgccttctgccctaccactcccaatgggcaccacccaCCGTGGCTCTGATCCTAGAGGAAACTGAGTTCTATCCATCCCAGGGAGACCGGAGCCACTTTCTCTGAGCTAAACCActagctcagtggttcccaacctgggggccaagacccccagggggcccacaAAGtcatccagagggggccgtgaacagtaaagaaatgaattatttattattatttttttaaagtcttcactccctcaacactgtctgctccccactgctgttgcagatgacacctcccccttgctccaaacaagagaggaggccttttgctgaagtgccagagcatctttcaggcgcactaagggcaggcatctgcctataaaatacatggcagatgccaaaggaggctgagggtggagctaccaggaagaagaggggattactatcactgattcccatctccttgcactgccgctactgacaacgcccttacttagaatgaggagagggcttcttgtgaagcaaaaagaagcaagcctgcaaagaaaggctgctttcccccttccttcctggcagccagcctgcctccctgggggaagggggtcacaaaaaattgtCAGCTTATAAatggggtcccgtgctcataaaggctgggaaccactgtactAGCTCATATATCCTAGCACTCCCTGCTCTGATGGGCATCGGTTCCCAGGGAAAAGCTCTTTCCCCAACCTTCCTGTCGGTTTCACTGGTGATGCCAGTGAATGAatataggatttatttattttgcatgcaTAGCACGACGTGCTTGGCTAATGATTGGCTAGATTTATAAAATACCTTTCAGTATAAGACTCCCAGGATAGTGTACAACGTACAAAAGATTGAAAAAAATACAAACTCCATGGGAgttattcaatactagtcctactcagaggagacccgctGAAATAAATATGCACGAAtaacttaggtacattaatttcaatgggtctactcttgagtatgacttagttgaatgTAACCCAATGAAAGAACATTACAAAACAGCCAGCACAAAATGGGTATCGTCAGTAAATTCTTGCAGAAGATGCCATCAAAACATCCCGAAGTCCAGCTATATAACAATCAGGGATGCCTAGGATTTGAAGGGCTAGCAAGGGATGGTTCCAGGAGAGCTTCTCTGGAGAAGGCATCCCATATTGCAGGGTACCACAACCGAGAAAGCTCTGTCCCTACAAGGGGACCTGGCAGGGAGGCTCTGATGAAGAACAAAGGGTTCAGCCAGGCTCATGTGATATTTATTatcatttgtttattaaatttatatccgcccctcctagtaggagcccagggtggcaaacaaaaacactaaaaatactctaaaacatctttaaaaacatacttaacAGTATATTAAAATGAAGcatctttaaaatcatattaaaaacatctctaaaaaaaccctaaaaacatctttaaaagcagttccaagagagatgcagactgggagatTGGGTAGCTGGCCCTTTCCATCAGATTTTGAGGGGTAACAACCGGCACTTTGGATTGTGCCTGGCAACAGACAAGCACCAAGTGTCACCATTAGGGTTGCCACGTTCTTCGccggagactgatcctgtatctttaggagaagagaaagtcagccaagtgcaggtgttcttgcaacactgtaatgagaaaaaccacaaggtggaattctccctcccccctgcacaacttttaaagatacagaaggcctttggttgccaggcccggcctccaagaggtcttctgtatctttaaaagttgtgcagagggaagggagaattccaccttgtggtttttctcattacggtgttgcaagaacacctgcagttggctgactttctcttctcctaaacatacaggatcagactcaggccatggacctcctggcaaccctagtcaccgTCTAGGCCACGGCTGGGCCCCTGAGGCCTGGgccctgaatgtggccctccagacctatctgcctggcccttggaactctccccacaccacacctctcaccagccctgctttctaCTCTGATTTTTTGTGCCTGGCTAGAGCGTGTCATTGAACTCTGATCAcgcctcttgcttatctggatggaagAGAGGGAATGGTGTAGAAACAAGAAAAAtgcacaaaaaataaaatgtgtctttgtatatttgttgctccacccatttatGCCTCTCACCCCGCcctccactggcatgcggccctcaggACCTGGCCCAGAAGGAGATGTGGCCCCCAGGGCGAATGAAGTTCCCCGCCTGGTTTTAACACAAGTGATATACGTGTCTGTCTCCCACACCCTTCCTGTAGCTACGTGCCACAATGTGCTCATTCTGCCCAATGGTAGAGCTGGCCTTCGAACTCTCTGCTTTATCATGACCTCACATGTTCCTGGAATGAGTCCAGGACGGGCACTGCACCAGATTCCATAGCTAAAGAGCTCGAGATAAGCCTTTAGGTACAAGCAGGGTTCCCTCTCCTCTATGCTATTATTTTCTAGCGTTCCACAATATCTGAGTAGTATATTTTGATCCTGAGCCCGTGCTTGCAATCCTCCAGAgggttttcttttaaagcaagacagaggctctgtCTGCTCCAGCAACAACACAGACAGAATTTGCCTTTCTTTCCCTGTGCAACTGGTGCTTCTTGGAAGAAATGCAGGTGTAATTTCACAGCAAGATGCACGCAGGACTTGGGTTGTTTAGTTTCACTTCTTTCCTCGCTGTTGTGCGAGAGCAAACATGACTCACTTCTAAACAGGATGCTGCCCTTGCCAATTCCACTTTGCATTCGCTTTCGAGTTCAGCTGttcctttcgtttttcttccAGTAAGTAGCCCAAGTTCAGCACACTGAGGTCTGTTTCAAGCACACCCAGGCAAAAATCAGCACAGAGGCTGCAGCCTTGCACTTTTCCCACTTCCTGTAGGGTGCGAGACAGGAAGTGATGTACTTGCTGTTGCTTAGGGCAGGGCTGGGAAGACTTCAGGTTTGCAGGATCTATTTTGTTTGTTATTAGAGCAAAAAGTGCAGCAAATAGGGGAAACCACAGTCGAgggtatgtgtgtgcacatgtgaaaAAGCAGGAAGCAAAGAGGCAGGAGAACAAGTTGAATATCCAACGTATTTTGGATCTCTCACGGTGGtctacaaataaaaatatttttattgttgcaaaGTTAGTCCTGGCTTAAGGATAGCACACCTTTTGGTGCTGAAAGAAGTgctagccctaccattaggcatggTGAGGTGATGGCCTCAGGTAGCAGATGggggggtggcagcagcagcagccctggcTGTTCCTCTTAAGGTCCCCTCTCCATTCCCTCCTTTTGGAGGACACGGCTGTGTGTGTCTGGTCCCAGTGGAGGTTGGTCTATGAGGGCAAATAggacactgtcccaccaaccttgcCCTGCCCTCAGGCagcccccacccacctgccttcttGTTTGCAAACCAGTCCAGGGAGTGTCACTCCCAGTGCCGGCCAACTTCCTCTTCCGCAGTTTCAGTGTTGGCCTTGTAGATGCGGACAAAGCTAGAatttagttggctccacctactgttggccttgcTCTCCAGGCcaaccctcctctcctcctccacctactgttgggcaccAGTCGCCAGCGTCAGGCGCCTCCAAAATAGCTGCCTCAGATGCTGTGAAGAATGTTGTCCCATCGCCAGCATCAAAGTAAGAGTCAATGGCCACCGTCCTGTCTTCCTCTGTAGGTGGAACAGGAATTGGGCGCCatctcctcaggcagcaaaatgagaATGGCTTGGCCCCGGCCTGTGTGCCTGACACCTTGCAATACTGTTGACGTACACAACTGTCCTTATCCCACTTGTGTCTACATCATGGGAGGGAAAACttctcatattatttatttatttatattttcttacatttctacCTCACcttctacagccatactaccctgaacacccccgatctcgtctgatcttggaagctaaacagagtcaggcctggttactacttggatgggagaccgcctgggaataccgggtgccgtaggcttagaggaaggcaatggtaaaccacctctgaatacctcttaccatgaaaaccctaagaatatatccaaaaaaagactcatagggtcgccataagtcataatcgtctTGAAggtgtataacaacaacaaatacctcgcctttctttcatcatagaacccaacgCAGCATACGTgtgattcccaggcggtctcccatctaggcactgaccagtcgCAGACCCACTTAACTTCAACAAGGCTATTTGCTCCTGCAAGGGGCAGctgatgtccaccaacttggatggctttaaaagaagattagacaaactaAGGCTATCAGTGCCGCAggggttggaaaagttacttttttgaactacaactccaatcagccccagccagcatggccactggattgggctgatgggagttgtagttcaaaaaagtaacttttccaagctcttatcagtggctactagccaggatggctatgctttgcctctggCAAATAGCTGGAGGCagactgcttctgaataccagttgctggaaactgcaggaggggtgagtgctcttgtgctcaggtcctgtttgtgggcttcccattcaggcgtctggttggccactgtgagaacaggatgctggcctagatgggccgctggcctgacaCAGCTACAGGGCTTATTTTCTTATGGTGTGCCTTCAATAGATTTGGGCCTGGGCCTTGTATTCTCAGTTGTTTTGAATGCTGAGAAAATGTGGCACACTGCCAACAGAAACGCAATGCTGAAGAACAATGTCAGGACCATGTACAACCAACAAGCATCAAAGGTGCATTTATTTCAGGGGAGCAATGCACTGGATGCGTTGATGTGCTTACATTACACGTACAAAGAGAAAAAGCAGCCATGAGTGATGTCATGCATTGAAATTACAAATGTGACAGCTTCACCTGCCTCCTGTTTCTGGGGCGGTAGGGATGTCATAAGACTGATTCAtttacctttcctcccaaaggatctctCTCTATGTCTGCCAACAACTTCACCTGTTAACTAAGGATGCAGCCTTGGCTTTACCTTTGATGCTTCTCCCTCCTTTGCTCCTGACCAACTCAGTGCTGCCAAGTCATGTCACTTCTCCCTGTAAAACATGGCAGAAATCTGCCATTCCTCTCTGTCCCCTCAGCTAAACCTGGTTCATGCTCCAGTCCTATCTTGCCAGGGTCACTTCAACCTTCTTCGCTCTGGCCTCTTGGGAGAGTCAAGCTTGGCTGCTGTCCTAATTTCTGAAGAAGTactgaaacaaaaataaattttggagtgtTCATCAACTGAAATACAGAATTTGGACTGTTTATTATTCAGTGTGATGAAtacacagccagtgtggtgtagtggttaaagtgttggactacgacctgggagaccagggttcaaatccccacacagccatgaaactcactgggtgaccttgggctagtcactgcctctcagcctcagagggaggcaatggtaaaacacctctgaatactgtttaccatgaaaaccctattcatagggtcgccataagtcggaatcaacttgaaggcagtccatcatcatcatcaccatcagggATGTTGAAATGTTATCAGGGAGAGCCTTCTGCCTTTGGCAACCGTCAAAGAGCTCAGGCCACACCTGGTAAGTCAATTCTCCCGAAAGGTTTCTTTCCAAAGGAGCAGGATCCAAAGGCATGCCCTAGGCTATGAAAGAGGGTGTGGACTGGAGGTGCTCGCCCCTTCATCTTCTCAACCATGCCAGATTTTCCTGTTTCGGCAGGGATAATAACAACTGTGTGCTTAACCTTGCAAAGAGAGAGGCTGCGTGTGCTGCTGGATCAGAGTCGGCAACATGGCTCAGCGGCTCACGGAGGAACAACTTACAGAGTATAAAGAGGCCTTCTCGCTCTTTGACAAAGATGGCGACGGGACTATCACCACCAAAGAGCTGGGCACTGTCATGCGCTCCCTCGGGCACAACCCGACGGAGGCCGAGTTGCAGAGTATGATCAACGAGGTGGACACCAACGCCAGTGGCATGGTTGACTTTGCCGAATTTCTGTCCTTGATGGCAAAGCAGAGCAAGGATTCGGAGAGCGAGGAGGAGATCCGAGAAGCCTTCCGGGTGTTTGACAAAGAAGGGAACGGTTACATCAGTGCGGCGGAGCTGCGGCACGTCATGACCAACCTTGGCGAGAAGCTAACGGATGAAGAGGTGGACGAGATGATCAAGGAGGCCGACGTGGACAGAGATGGGAGGGTGAACTATGAAGAGTTTGTGCGGGTGATGATGGAGATGTAACAGCCCTCTAGGTAAcagaattttttaatttttatgctACAGTAGAAAAAAAAAACTGCGATACCAACCTCAAGGCATTTACATCCCAAAAATTTGCCGGGAGAGAGCAAtgggaagagaggaagaggagaggccAGGGTAATAAAGAGGTGAGACATGAGCAGATATAATTTTATGTCTGTAGAATTTGTTGCGGTCAGCGATTATACTGATTGGTGAAGCTCCATATTTAACCGGCAGGGTGAAACATGGAGCTTCACACCCTTTAGTATTTGTTTACTTCTTTCCTTTGCTCTTCCTTGTTCTTGCTCACAACCTTTCTCCTTGGGGTGGTGATGAGACGAGGAATATGtcaatgctgctagtgggtgcttCTTCTGacgggatggtggatgtccaacctgtcctggatggggttgcactccccctgaaggagcaggttcgtagcttgggggttctcctagaatcatctctgtcacttgaggctcaggtagcctcagtgtcacggagtgccttctaccaactttggttggtggcccaactacgtccctatctggacagggataacctggcttcagttgtccatgctctggtaacctctaaattggatTGCTGcggtgcactctacgtggggctgcctttggggacAGTTCGAAAGCTgcggcttgtgcaaaatgcagtggccatatTGGTaacggaccagacggtccgaacatataaaaccaattctggcccacttgcactggctgcctttatgtttccaagctcgattcaaggtgctggttttgacctatggagccttacacggtttgggaccacaatacctgatggaatgcctctcccgatacgaacccatccgtacactacgttcaagatcaaaggccctcctccgggtgcctactctgagggaagctcggagaatggcaacaagggagagggccttctcagtggtggccccaaattatggaatgattcatttgacgaggtgcgcctggcgccaacactgttatcttctcggcgccaggacaagactttcctcttctcccaggcattttagcatgtgttctatattgttttaaattgtgttttaaatagtttttaaaagatgtattttaaattgtatttgtttttagttgttgtaaaccgcccagagagcttcggctatggggcggtatacaagtttaataaataaaataaataaataaaaataaattaaataaattaaacggGACAAGGTGcagtttaccaccaccaccccactttcTCTGCAAACATGTGAATTTGAGAGGCTTCTCCTGTGGGACACAAGCCTTCCACagagcttttacagagagacctGTACTgctcctttggggaagggccctagctcagtgggagagcatctgctttgcatgcagaaggccccaggttcaacccacaaaggcatctccaggtagggctgggagtgtctcctgcatgaaaccctggagagcctctgccagtcagtgtagacaatactgaacaagatggagtaatggcctgactcagtagaaggcacttCCCTATCTTCCCATGTCCTCAccaacttacttacttacttatttaaagagcgctattgcactcaggtcctgcttgtgggcttcccacaggcatctgtagGGGGCAccataagaacaggatgctgggctagatggtccactggcctgatccagcagcctcttctcatgttcttaaggcAGGGCAGACGTGTGAAGTGGCATATAGCACAATTTAGCGTTACAATCAGAACTTGTAAAAGGTCGCAGACTGGTGCGGAGAGGTGGAAAAACGGTGTTGTTTGTCAGGCCTAGCGATGACGCTGTTCGGTACAGGCCCACAACAGTTGCTGAGATCATCCTTTCACTCAGCAGTCAGAAGAAGGACATCCTTATAAAGGCCCATGCAGCCCAGCTTCTTAAGTCTCAGCTGCCTCCCAGAATCTCACGATGTGAAGGGATCAACCCTTCCTCAAagttttccttcagcatctggtaCGAAGGGGCACACTGCCTCTGcactggggatggaaagatccgactgtgtctcagtttctcatttttccaatattaaactcagttctctacatttctacagagatctgagattttaaaaaaatcctcatgaaaattctccaccactttagtgtgaatttctccagataaacacatttttgtaggcagttttgataaaGGCACACATTTCcacaagccgtttctcatcatttcatgccttcttgcatgttattttcactcatatattcatgtttatgcactttcccccaatatatgcatttttctaaatgttgcttagttggcgaactgcatcccaaaattctaataaatgcgaatttcaaaggatggctgtgtttcggttctcatattgtttcagaaattgcgaatttgataaattctgcttgaaatgcaaactgaatagaaattctcatccatccctattctgaatatttatttatttaaattatttctatcccgcccttctaccctgtaacagGGCACGGAGGTTCCACATGGCCATTGGTCTATTGACAGACCAGTCTATCCATGGATTTTTCCAGTCCTTTTAAAGAGCCATCTGATCTCATCACCACACCATGTATAAAGGAGCAGCAACGGCAATGTTCACACTAGTTAAGGAATGGGGACCTTGTGGCCATCCACATGCTTTTCGGCTGCAGCTTCCAGTATCCTGGATtattggttgtgctggctggagctgacaggagttatagtccaacaaaatctggaaagtcaaaagttccccacccttgcactaATTGGAGAAAGAGCTGAATTTTCCCCAGCAATAAAAAAAACTGTGCCTTTGGGGAGCTGAGATAACGTAATACACCTGCAACAGAATCACTGTACTGAGGGTGAATATTTGGCCCTTTTGGGGACAGGCCATAGTTcgttggtagagcacatgttttgcctgcagaaggttgcaggttcaaaccctggcatctcccagTGGAGAAAGGAGAGTCCTGTCATGAAACCCCGGATTCTTGTCTTGCCCtgggaagacagggtgaatgactcatttttgccccccctccaaaaatCCAGTCTTCATCTTGCAGAACAGCCTCTCAACAAAAACAGAACTGCTCAGCTAAAAGATTTCTTATCAGCCATTGCTGCACAAGAGGAATTGTTTGGACACATTGCCCAAAGAGGATTGTTTAGAAAACCTATCCAAGGACTGAGGATGAACTGGGACATCTTTGAAGAAGACTTAACGGTCAAACCAGATCTATAACTGGTTGTTCTCTAGTATTTTTGTTCATGGCCCTTTTTTATATGCTTGGTTTTTTTGGAGAACATTACATGTATATATTCATATTTGTGGATACGTAATATGAAAATATACAAGAATATTTCCATATTTGTGGATATTTTCATATTGCCGATTGTGTAGGAAatcctgaaaagctgctgccagccagtgttgacaacACTGGTCCAATTGGCCTGACTTGATAAACTGTATGTTTAttgcacataataacaacatcaACTGTGCACATCTCAGAGTGGGGCCCTGATGTCACAAAACCAGATGGATAATGCAATGAAAGTTACAGCGATGGTGAGGGCTCCGCCAGGCGTCTGCTCTGGAGGTTGTAGAGATGCTGAAAGTCGATTGTGGAGCAGCTTCTGATTCTGGCAGCAACCCTACAAGAGCCTGTCCTACATGGTGGCAAGGCTGTTCTTCCTCCGACCAGTTTCTTCACAAACAAGTAGGATCCAACTCCAGGCCTTAAGCTGCATGGAGGGTGTGGAGTGAAGCTGCTTGCTCCTTCATCTCTTCCTTTCCAGATGCTAGATTTTCCTGTTTCAGCAGAGATAATGAGAGAGTAATATTcttgaggagggagagagagagagagagagagagagaggttgcatCAGGCATCAGAGAGGCAACATGGCTCACAGATTCACAGAAGCAGAACTCAATGTGGTCAAAGAGACCTTCTCGCATTTTGATGTGGACGGCGATGGGGTTATCACCACAGCAGAGCTGGGGACCGTCCTGCGCTCCCTCGAGCACGTGATGATCAACCTCAGGGAGAAGTTCACGGACGAGAGGATGGAACAGATGATCAAGCACGCCGATGAGGATGGAGACGGGAAAATCAGCTACGAGGAGTTTGAGAAGCTGATGGTGGAGAAGTAGAGACGCCCAAGGCCTTTTACCCTAGGTACAAATTAATATCATGCCATTAATTAGCCACAGGAGAGGTCCCTGCCACAAGGAGCTCAGTTTGGCAGTGGGGAGAGAATAAAGGAGAATGGGAAATGGGGGAGGCAAAGGGAACGTGTTCAAGGGCAGGTAGCCATATCTTAgtgatgggggataaatttgattcggttcacatttcaACGTGAACCTACtgaatttgcatttcctgaaacgcagccatcctttaaaattcgcacttctctgaattttgcaattcggTTCTCTAAccaagtaatatatatatatatatatgcatatacaaggagaagagtgcataaaaatgcatgttctattttatttatgtatttatttaacaaaatttatataccgcttgatcgtagaaaacctctaaaaaatgagtgaaaataacatccaaggCAAAATCACATACATACTAGGCAAaatcgcatacaaaaatgtgtacattcagagaagttcaccctaaaatgctgatgaattttcatgagggcttttttggggggggaaaagaattcacaaactgatgtggaaacctGGAGACTGCACTTAAGATTAGAAACATGGGAAACTGAGAAAAATCGGCAGATTCACCCATGCCTACCACATCTTCAATTCTGGGATAAAGCCTGGTGAAGTTTCAAAAAGGCATAATCAGAAATGTGTTTCCattttccttcctccttcttccttcttgttctttttcttttcttcttagcTGTCAAAACAACCTTTCATTCCTAGATACGTAGGAGGCACAGAACAGGTCGCAAAAGCAACAGAAACTAATGCATGTATCCAAAGTTtatcatgctcagagtagacctgctgaatgaatggatatgactaactttggtccatTAATCTCAGCGGGTCTACTATAAGCAGACTTTAGTGGGAGACAACCCTAACCTTCTGAATTATCTGCAGCTTTATCCAATGGATATCATCTGCTCAGGAACCTTCATTATAATAGCAAAACTGAAGGCTAGACATGTAGGAACACAAATGTCtgttattcatttgcatttcagttcAGATGACACATCACGAgcttggaggggggagggagaatatcAGGTTAGACTGGCCAACTAAAAGATAAAATTAAGACAACAACCCAGAAGCCCTGAAATGTGCAGAGCTCTTTGTGGTCTTGAGAGTTTATGTTCATAAATGTGAACTTATTTCTTCTATGAGAAGAGGAGTGCTCTGTAGGCCCATAGATAGACATTGTGTATGTGGGCATGGCAGCCCTACAGATACATGGGGAGGGGGCATCCAAAACAACAAATATCCAAATGCCAGTAGCCGAATCATTTCAACAAAGCAAGTcgttaatgcattttaaaaatgcgCCATAGGCGTGTCAGTCATCCTGTGACGTTGCACTCATTTGCTAAAAATGCTGGAAGGCGAGAACTGGTTTACCTCTTATTGTTGAGCAGTTGGTTAGATTCCTGCTTACTTACACATTTTCCCTTTAATATTTTAACAAAAGCTGAACATTCAGGAAAAGGGCTGGGGCAGCTGTTGccgggggctcc
Proteins encoded:
- the LOC133390119 gene encoding calmodulin-like is translated as MAHRFTEAELNVVKETFSHFDVDGDGVITTAELGTVLRSLEHVMINLREKFTDERMEQMIKHADEDGDGKISYEEFEKLMVEK